The DNA sequence TCGGGACGCATCCTCGACACCACTCGGCACCAATCTGCCACTGCTGCTGCCGAAGCCGCTGCGGACGTTGCTCGCGCACATGAACGTTCGAGGTTCGATGCACTCACCCACGACGGCGTGATGGCCACGTTGCTGGCTGCCGCCCGCCACGACATGTCACCGGCACTGGTCGAACAGGCCACCGACACGCTCACCAAACTCGAGGTCCTTGAATCCGGGGTCCGGCAACAAGCCGAGTTCGACGTCGACGCTGCCATCAGTCAGTTACGCAGTGCCACCGGCGAAGTCGACGACTCGATCCGGTTGATCAGCTTCAACGGAACCGCCGATCCGGCCACCCGTTACCCGGGTACCGTCGTTCGGACGATGTCCGCAGCACTGGCCGAGGCCCTCCGCAACAGTGTTCAACACGCCGGGCCGGGTGCCCGCCGGTCGGTGCAGGTGAGGGCCGGCGACAATCTTCTCCGGGTGACGGTCGGCGACAACGGCCTCGGGTTCGATTCTGCGGCCGTTCCCGGCCACCGGCTCGGCCTCGCCGTCAGCGTCCGAGGACGAATGAAGCAATTGCCTGGTGGCTCAGCCGAAATCGCGTCACGGCCGGGCGAGGGCACTCGCATCGATTTGACATGGCGACGACCGCAATGAATCTCGCAACACCGACAGGTCCCACCGACGTCCGCGAGGTGCTGGGCTTGCACACCCGCCTGGCGCGGGGGTTGACGGGCGCGGTGGTGCTGGCGATGGCCTTCTGCGCGCTACAGAACACCGCCGGAGTGTCACCGATGTGGCCCGAGGTGGTCGCCGTTCTCATCATGGCCGCCGCGACCGTGGCCGTGGTCATGTTGCCGCACGACCCGCTACTTCATTCTGCGGCACTCGTCTTGGCGTTGTCGCCGCCCGTGGCCGCGGCGTTCCTGCTGTCGGTGGTGCCGGTGCCATTGGAGACATCGAATCAGATCTGGGTGTCCGGCTATTCGTCGATCATCTATGTGTTCATGTGTCTGCGCGGGCGCGCGCGATACGCGTGGTCGAGTATCGCCGTCACGGTTGGGGTCTACGGCGCCTGGGCGGCGCTCACCGAGCAGGGCTGGTGGACCGGAGCCACCACACCGATCTACAACTCGGGCGTGGTCGCGGTCGTAACCGTGCTCGCATTGGCCGTCCGCCCGACGATCCGTTCGATCTTCACTCTCCGACAGCAGTCGATGACGCGCGCGGCGGAGGCATCTGCCGTTGCGGCGGCCCAATCCGAGCGCAACGTCCGGCTA is a window from the Williamsia sp. DF01-3 genome containing:
- a CDS encoding sensor histidine kinase, whose protein sequence is MASDTATLPALNSTPATGFDPEGGVSAADKIFRQFCRYLGIGYCLSFVGLSSVITRSLDVVPMWWTVATLLSVYGSAIVMIIASFRPDIRAVRAASSAVVIGYALTIVTWPLVWNGVQLDVAQGMWFTQFNGVVAFSAALTWRVRWSLPYWLFVLVSVQFVNDVVRVSDHSNPVAVEIAWSFCLTAMPYAMGVAAIRSGRILDTTRHQSATAAAEAAADVARAHERSRFDALTHDGVMATLLAAARHDMSPALVEQATDTLTKLEVLESGVRQQAEFDVDAAISQLRSATGEVDDSIRLISFNGTADPATRYPGTVVRTMSAALAEALRNSVQHAGPGARRSVQVRAGDNLLRVTVGDNGLGFDSAAVPGHRLGLAVSVRGRMKQLPGGSAEIASRPGEGTRIDLTWRRPQ